In the genome of Populus trichocarpa isolate Nisqually-1 chromosome 6, P.trichocarpa_v4.1, whole genome shotgun sequence, one region contains:
- the LOC7495768 gene encoding EG45-like domain containing protein 2: protein MVLIAITIIVVSLLSNEIGFVLGDIGTATSYEPPYLPTKCNGNRQDQFPPGNLFVSVSEGLWDNGAACGRRYRLRCLSGNNKPCKDGTIDVRVVDFCRKSPCPSTILLSNDAFSSVSYSPSAKINVEYIQI, encoded by the exons ATGGTACTCATagcaataacaataatagtCGTCAGCTTACTCAGCAATGAAATAGGCTTTGTTCTTGGGGACATTGGGACTGCTACTTCTTATGAACCGCCATATTTAC CTACTAAGTGTAATGGGAATAGACAAGATCAATTCCCACCAGGGAACTTGTTTGTTTCTGTGAGTGAAGGTTTGTGGGATAATGGTGCTGCTTGTGGGAGGCGTTACAGGTTGAGGTGCCTAAGTGGAAATAATAAGCCATGCAAGGATGGGACTATTGACGTTAGGGTGGTGGATTTCTGCAGAAAATCACCATGTCCTTCTACTATTCTCTTGTCAAATGATGCCTTTTCTTCTGTATCATACTCCCCATCCGCAAAAATCAACGTTGAATACATCCA GATATGA